In Pseudomonas sp. LRP2-20, the genomic window GCGCTGGTTCGAGTGCCTGGTCGAGCATGCCAAGGGCCTGTACCGCAGCGGCCACCCGACGCTGCTGGCCGGCGATTTCAACGTGGTGCCCACCGACATGGACATCTACAACCCACGCTCTTGGCGCAAGGATGCGCTGCTGCAACCGGAGTCGCGCGCCTGCTACCAGCAACTGCTGGAGCAGGGCTGGGTCGATGCCATTCGCCATCTGCACCCTGACGAGCGCGTGTACACCTTCTGGGATTACTTTCGCAATCACTGGGCGCGCAACGCCGGGTTGCGCATCGACCACCTGTTGCTAAACCCTGACCTTGCGCCTTACCTCAAGCAGGCCGGCGTCGACGCCTGGGTGCGCAACCAAGCCAAGGCCAGTGACCACGCACCGGTATGGATCGAGCTGGGCACGCGCAAAAACTGAGTTACAGCAGCGTGTCGAGGGTGATCGGGAACTCCCTGATGCGCTTGCCGGTGGCGTGGTAGATGGCATTGGCGACTGCGGCCGCCACGCCGACCACGCCGATCTCGCCTACGCCTTTGGAGCCCAGTTCGTTGACGATTTCGTCCTGCTCGTCGACAAATATCACGTCAATATCGCCTACGTCGGCATTGACCGGAATGTGGTAGTCGGCCAGGTTGTGGTTGAGTATCCGGCCTAGCGCGTGGTCAGTCTGGGTCTGCTCATGCAAGGCCATGCCCAAGCCCCACACGACACCGCCCAGGATCTGGCTGCGAGCGGTTTTCGGGTTGACCAGGCGCCCGGCAGCGACGGCGCTGACCACACGGTTTACCTTGATCGTGCCCAGCTCTTCATCCACCAGGACTTCGACGAACACGGCGGAGTGCGTGGCGGTGGAAAACGGTTCACGTTTCGCACTCGGCTCTGCATCGATCTGTACTTCGAAGAAGCCTTTTTCCGATGAGGCGGCAATGTCCGCAAGCGCGATGCGCTGTTCGCCGCAATGAAGGTGACCGTCGGCGAAGGTGATTGCCTCCAGTGGCAGGTTGGCCAGTGCGGGGTAGGTCACGCGTGCACGCTCCAGCACCTTGCCGCGCAGGACCTGGCAGGCTTGCAGGACTGCCGCACCGACGGACGAGACCGTGAACGAGCCGCCCTGCAATGGCGCGGTGGGTAACGAGGAGTCGCCCAGCACGAAGGTTGCGTTCGCTACCGACAGGCCAATAGCGTCGGCGGCGATCTGCGCCATGACCGTGTAGGTGCCGGTGCCGATATCGGTCGTCGCGCTGCTGACGGTCAAGTGGCCTTGTGCATCGAGCCGCGCCTTGGCGCTGGCCTTCATCTGCATGGCTTCCCACACGCCACCGGCCATGCCCCAACCGATCAGTTGCCGGTCCCTTCGCATACTACGTGGTACGACATTACGGCTGCTCCAGCCGAAGCGCCTGGCGCCTTGGTCGTAGCAGGCCAGCAATTCCTTGCTGGAGTAGGGTTTGCCTTCATTGCCGTTATGGTCGGTGAAATTGACCCGACGCAATTGCAGCGGGTCAAGTTCGAGCGCACAGGCCAGTTCATCCATTGCACATTCCAGGGCAAGTACACCGGAGCCTGCACCGGGCGCACGCATGTCCAGCGGGGTGTATACATCGAGCGGGGTGAGGCGATAGCTCAGCGCAACGTTATCGCAGCGGTAAAGCATGCCGCTCCATTCCACCAGGTGCTCGGTGAAGTCTTCGAAGCGAGACGTCTGGCCGACCGCGT contains:
- the xth gene encoding exodeoxyribonuclease III, whose amino-acid sequence is MKALKIATFNINGIRSRLPALLAWLAREQPDIACLQELKAPDQQFPRQDLEAAGYGCLYQGQPSWNGVAILARGSEPLEVRRGLPGMEDDHQSRYLEAAVHGVLVACLYLPNGNPQPGPKFDYKLRWFECLVEHAKGLYRSGHPTLLAGDFNVVPTDMDIYNPRSWRKDALLQPESRACYQQLLEQGWVDAIRHLHPDERVYTFWDYFRNHWARNAGLRIDHLLLNPDLAPYLKQAGVDAWVRNQAKASDHAPVWIELGTRKN
- a CDS encoding xanthine dehydrogenase family protein molybdopterin-binding subunit, whose product is MNGITPVVGQPIDRVDGVAKVTGQARYAGEYPAAGLLHGSVVCSTIARGRVLGIDSSEAMKVPGVIAVLDHAHRPRVSSYDDDYSDQDSAKGAPFRPLFNDRVLYSGQPLALVVAENLELARYAGSLIKIEYSQEAHQTDLLAVHENSHKAPAETPAPRGDFAGQFVNAPVKVDVTYLTANEHHNPMEPHASTVLYKPGDRLEIHDKTQGTQNCQDYLHKVFGLPKENVRVLAGYVGGAFGSGLRPQYQLPLAVMAALQLKRSVRVTLTRQQMFTFGYRPRTLQRLRLGADADGRLLAVAHDAVGQTSRFEDFTEHLVEWSGMLYRCDNVALSYRLTPLDVYTPLDMRAPGAGSGVLALECAMDELACALELDPLQLRRVNFTDHNGNEGKPYSSKELLACYDQGARRFGWSSRNVVPRSMRRDRQLIGWGMAGGVWEAMQMKASAKARLDAQGHLTVSSATTDIGTGTYTVMAQIAADAIGLSVANATFVLGDSSLPTAPLQGGSFTVSSVGAAVLQACQVLRGKVLERARVTYPALANLPLEAITFADGHLHCGEQRIALADIAASSEKGFFEVQIDAEPSAKREPFSTATHSAVFVEVLVDEELGTIKVNRVVSAVAAGRLVNPKTARSQILGGVVWGLGMALHEQTQTDHALGRILNHNLADYHIPVNADVGDIDVIFVDEQDEIVNELGSKGVGEIGVVGVAAAVANAIYHATGKRIREFPITLDTLL